GGGGAGGGAGGCGAAAGGACCACCTTCAAGGGTTCACTCCATGTCTCACATCCACCGGACAGACTTCCCTCCCCCTTGTGGGGAGGGATTGAGGGTGGGGGTGTCGGAGGTGCCGCGAGCATTTGAAGTTATGGAGGGCTCAACACTCCCTCCCTGCTCGATTCAAGGGGAGAGGGTAGGTCCGGTGGTTCGACCGCCCCCAATTTCGCCCCGTTAACCTCACGTTTCGCCCCTGTCGCTAGCATTGCGGTAGTTGACGTTTCGGGTTGGGCCATGAGCGCTGCTGCCTTCGTTCTGGCAATCAATCTCTTCATCGCCGGGGTCTTCGCCACCGCGTTCGGCGTGGTGGCGGCCTATGCGCGCTCATCAGTCGGCGCGCGCTGGCTGGCGCTGGCCTATGGCGTGGGCATGCTCAATCCGCTGCTCGAACTCATCCTGCTGCTGCAGCAAGAGCCCTGGCTGGTGCAGTACGGCATCTTCGCCGCCTACCTTTTTGCCGCCAACTTCATCGTCGTCGGGCTGGCGCGGCACTATCGCCTCGCCCCGCCCTGGTACGCGCTGGGCGCCCTTGTCGCCATCGCGCTGCTCGTCAACAGCCAGACCATCTCCATGCCGCGCGACTCCATCCTGCGTGGCCTGGCCTACCAGCGCCCTATGCCATCGCGTCCCTGATGTGCCTGGCGATGGTGCTGCGCTTCAAGCGCCGCAAGGTGCTCGATGTCTGGCTGGCGGTGCTGTTCGGCGTGTCCAGCCTGCAATTTCTGCTCAAGCCCTTTGCGGCCGTGCTGCTGGGCTCGGGCGACAGCGCCCAGGCCTATATCGGCACCACTTATGCCGCCCTGTCGCAGAGCTCGGGCGCCATGCTTCTGATCGCCAATGGCCTGCTCATGCTGCTGATCATCGTGCGCGATGCCATGGCCGAAATCACCGCACGTTCGGAAACCGATACGCTCAGTGGCCTGCTCAACCGGCGCGGTTTCGAGGATCGGGCCGACCGCTTGCTGGCCACCACGATGCGCGCCGGCCTGCCCGGTGCCATGGTCGTGGCCGATCTCGATCACTTCAAGGCCATCAATGACAGCCATGGCCACGAGGCCGGCGATCGGGTGATCCGCGCCTTTGCCGACATGCTGGGAGCGACCGCCGATGAGCGCGCCGTGATCGGAAGGCTGGGCGGGGAGGAATTTGCCGTGTTCATTCCGGGCACCAACCTGCCGACGGCACGGCTTTATGCCGAAGGCGTGCGGTCAGGCTTTTCCAGCATATCCATCGCCAATCTGGGACCGGACCGCCGGGTCAGCGCCAGCTTCGGTGTCGCCGCGCTCACGGAAGGGGACAGCCTGTCAGACCTGCTGCGCCGCACCGATGCGGCGCTTTACGAGGCCAAGAAAGGCGGGCGCGACCGGGTCTGCGTCTCGGACCCCGATGCGGAACTGCCGCCGGCAGTGGTGACCCATGGCGAGCGCCGGCAGGGCTCGCGCCAGCGCGACTGATCAGGAATTGGCCGCGCCGATGCGGGCGGTGACCTCGATCTCGATCTTCATGCCGGGCTCGATCATCTGCACGATCAGCATCGAGGCCGCCGGGCGGATGTCTTTGAACACCGGACCGACGGCCTTGACCACGGCATCCACGTCGTTGCGATCACCGACATAATAGACCACGCGCACCGTGTCCTGGATGGACGAGCCGGCCTCGCGCAGGGCCTTGTCGATGGTAGCCAGCGCATTGCTTGCCTGCTGGCCGATATCGTCGGGCATGGTCATGGAGGCATAGTCATACCCCGTCGTGCCCGAGACATAGACCGTATCCTCGTGCCTGACGGCACGGGAATAGCCGAAGGTCGCCTCGAAGGGCGAACCGGTGGAAACGCGCTGGACCATGGTTTGCCTCTTAGAGCCAGGGGCGATCGGCGGCCATCTTGCCCTCGAAGGAGGTGATGGACGGATCGGATTTCAGCGTGCCGGCGATATCGTCGAGGCCTTCGAGCAGGATCTGCTTGCGGCTGGGGTCGATATCGAAATGGATGGTGCCGCCATCCGGCCCCTTGATGGTCTGGCTTTCGAGATCGACGGTCAGCGTGGCATTGGAGCCGCGCTCGGCATCGTCGAGCAGCAGCTTGAGCTGCTCCGGCGTGACCACGACCGGCAGGATGCCGTTCTTGAAGCAGTTATTGTAGAAAATATCGGCAAAGCTGGTGGAGATGACGCAGCGCACGCCGAAATCGAGCAGGGCCCAGGGGGCATGCTCGCGGGAGGAACCGCAGCCGAAATTGTCGCCGGCCACGATGATGCTGGCCTGGCGATAGCTGGGCTTGTTCAGCACGAAATCGGGATTCTCCGTGCCGTCCTCATTGTAGCGCATCTCGGAAAACAGCGCCGTGCCCAGACCCGTCCGCTTGATGGTCTTGAGGTACTGCTTGGGGATGATCATGTCGGTGTCGATATTGATGATCGGCAGGGGCGCCGCGACACCGGTCAGACTGGTGAACTTGTCCATGGCTGGAAAACCTCGCTTTGGGGCGGTTCATCGCGCGAAAGCGGGGTTTCGGTCAAGTCGGGATAGGGCGAAAGCGTTCGGCGGGGTGCCGGTCCCTCTTCCCCTCTCCCCTTGAGGGAGAGGGACGACCTGACGCGTTCAGCGGAAGGTCAGGGTGAGGGGTGCTGCGCCATCCCATGCTTCACCGCTCGTGGGACCAACCCCTCATCCGCCCTTCGGACACCTTCTCCCTCAAGGGGAGAAGGGAAAAAGAACTAGGCCGCCAGGCTCTCTCGCGCGCTCACGCCCAGCATCAGGTTGAGATTCTGCACCGCGGCGCCGGAGGCGCCCTTGCCCAGATTGTCGTAGACCGCCACCAGCACGGCCTGGGCACGGGCATCATTGGCGAAGACATGCAGCGTCATCGTATTGGTGCCGTTATGCGCCTCGGGATCCAGTGCCGACGTCTTGGCGATCTCCTCATAGGGCGCGACAGTGACGAAGCTGTCCCTGATACCGGCGAAGTGATCGGCAATGGCGGCGTGCAGGTCGCGGCCCGTGGGCACCTTGGCCAGTTGCCCGAGTTGCAGCGGCACGAAAGTGGTCATGCCCTGGGCGAAATCGCCGACGGTGGGCACGAAAAGCGGCGCACCCGCGAGGCCGGTATATTTGGTCATTTCCGGCACGTGCTTGTGCTGGAAGGTCAGCGCATAGGGCATGAAATGACTGGCAGCGCTGCCGGCCGCCTCATATTCTGAAATCATCTGCTTCCCGCCGCCCGAATAGCCGGAAATGCCGTTATAGGTGACGGCAAAGTCGGCGGGCAGCAGCCCGACTTCTACCAGCGGCCGCACCGTGGCGATCAGCCCCTGCGGCCAGCAGCCGGGATTGGCGACGAAGCGCGCATTGGCGATTTTGTCGGACTGCCCCTTGTCCATTTCGGCAAAGCCATAGGCCCAGTCCGGATCGACGCGGAACGCAGTCGAAGCGTCGATGACGCGGGTGGTGCCGTTGTCGATCAGGCTGACGCTTTCCCTGGCCGCATCGTCGGGCAGGCACAGGATGGCGATATCGGCCGCATTGAGCAGGCGCTTGCGCTCGTCCTGATCCTTGCGCTTGTCAGCCGATATGGAGAGCACTTCGAGGTCGCGCCGGCCGGCCAGGCGTTCGCGGATCTGCAGACCCGTGGTTCCAGCTTCGCCATCGATGAAAATCTTCGCGACCATTGATCTATCTCCAGATGCGGCAGCGTAAATGGACCTCCGGCATGACCGGGTCAAGACCGGAGCGGCTAAAGCACCGAATCGAGGCCTTCGAGCATGGCTTGCCAGCCTTTTTCGGTCTGCGGGACATAGTCGACCCATTGCGCATCCATGGCGTGATAAAGCGTGGCCACGGCGCCCGGACCATCTGGTTCCGGCTCGATGATCAGCGTGACCTCGGAAGGGTCATCCTCCTCGCTCTCGTCGACAATCCAGGTAAAGGCGATCCTGGTCGGCCGCTCGAGATCGAGGAACATGCCCCAATGGCGCGCCTCGCCATCCTCGCGCTTGTCGGCGAAAAGGAAGGTGCCACCGACGATTGGGTTGAGTTCGCTTGCCGTGACATCGCCGCCCATGCCGCCATGGCGGAGCCACGCCGCCTGCCAGTCGCGCACCCTGTCGGGATCGAGAAACGTGTCATAGACCCGTTCGGGGCTGGCTGCGAAACGATGGGTGACCTTGGCTTCGACCGTGTCGGACATGGGAGGCCTCCTTGTATCTGGAAGGCAAACGAGGCGCGGCGCTTGCCGTTCCCGCGGACCTTGCTGTTCCCCGGACGTTGTCGTTCCCGCGGACGCTTGCCGTTCCGCCGGTGCGATGGCATTGATTTGACCAAGTGGACAAAAACGAGGAGCCGCCATGACCCCCCATAACCACGCTATCAAAGGCGACTATGCCGATGCCGTGCTGCTGCCGGGCGATCCGCTGCGCGCCAAGTGGATTGCCGAGACCTTCCTCGACGAGGCCAAGCTGGTCAATTCGGTGCGCAATTGCCTGGGCTATACCGGGACATGGAAGGGCAAGCGCGTCTCGGTGCAGGCCACGGGCATGGGCCAGCCCTCGCTGTCGATCTATGTGCATGAGCTGATCAATACCTATGGGCTCAAGACGCTGATCCGCGTCGGCACCTGCGGCGGGCTCAATGCCAGGGTGAAGGTGCGCGACCTGATCCTGGCGCAGGCCGCTTCCACCGACAGCGCCATCGTGCGCGACCGCTTCGGGCCGTACAACTTTGCCCCCATCGCCGATTTCGGCCTGCTGCGCGCGGCGGCGGAAAAGGCCGAAGCGGCGGGCATGCGCTATCACGCCGGCAATATGCTGAGCTCGGACATTTTCTATCATGCCGATGGCTTTGCCGGTTACGACAAGCTGCCCGACCACGGCGTGATCGGCGTCGAAATGGAGGCGGCGGCGCTCTATACGCTGGCAGCGCGGTTCGGGGTCAAGGCGCTGACCATCTGCACCATGACCGATTGCCTGATCACCCACGAGGAAATCGACGCCAATGAGCGCCAGACCTCGCTCAAGGAAATGGTGACGCTGGCGCTGGATGTGGCGGTGGAGGCATAGGTTCGCCACCCCTCGCTTCAGTAGACCTCATCCTGAGCTTGTCGAAGGACGAGGTCGTGGCAATATGAGGAGCCCGACCTCGTGGTTCGCCCTTCGACACGCTCAGGACGCTCACCATGAGGTCTCATTAGCGAGGCCAAGCCATGACCGTACTCGACCGACTCTCCGGTGCGCTGGACCGGCGCGATGAACAGCCCAATGTGGACCTGGCGGAAGATATCGTCGCCCGTGAAGACATGGCGGCGGTGGCCGAACTGGCCGCTGCCGTGCATTCGGGGCCGGCGCGGCAGGCCAATGATGCGCTCAAGGTGCTGTACGAGGTCGGCGCCCGCAATCCGGCTTTGGTGGGCGGGCAATGCCCCGTCTTTATCGAGGCGCTGAAAAGCTCCAACAACCGCAAGGTCTGGGGCGCCATGACGGCGCTGGATGCGGTGGCCGAGCAGCGCGCCGCGACTTTGGTGGCCGAATTGCCGGCCATTATCGAAGCGGCCGACCGCGGCTCGGTGATTGCCAAGGACCATTGCAATTCAATCCTGGTGAAGCTGGCGCGGGCCGGCTATGGCGACAAGGCGGTACCGATCCTGGTGGAGCGACTGAAACATGCCGCGCCCAACCAGTTTCCCACCTATGCCGAGCAGACGGCGACCGTCCTGACGCCGGAGCAGAAGCCTGGATTTTTGGCAGTGCTCAAGGAGCGGATCGGCAGGATTGGCCAGCAGAGCAAACGGGCGCGGGTGGAGAAGCTGCTGCGGAAGCTGAATGGGTAGGTGCCACGCCCTCTCCCTCCCCCTTGTGGGGAGGGTGGCCCCGAAGGGGTCGGGTGGGGGTATCTCTCCGCGAGTCCGGCGCTCGTGACTCACCCCCACCCTCGATCCCTCCCCACAAGGGGGGAGGGAAGGACGACTGCGCTCCCTTTACCATGGCTCACGCCACCGTCATTAACCCCGCGCTCTCTCCGCCTACATCTTGCCGCCATCGCTGTGTTAACCTCCTGATAACAGTCGGGGCCGGAACACATGCAGCTCAAGCCAAACGCCTACCGCCTCAACGAAACCGTCAAGAGCGTCGAGACGATGTCGCGCTTTGCCCTGGCCGTGCTGGCACTGGCTTCGGGCGTCTATACCTATCTCGGGGTGCGCGGGCTGCTCGATGGCTCGGCCAGCTTCGTCTTCTTCGCGGCGGTGATCTATTCGGCCGCCGTATCGGTGGCCATTTACGCCTTCTGGAGCTTCATGCTGCGCTTCGTGCCGCTGGTGACTTCGGGCGTGCAGCGCATCGGGTTGTTCCTCACCATGGCGGTGGGCTGTGCCATGATCATCGCCATGTCGAGCTGGCTCAATGCGGCGGCCCTGGCCGGTTCGGCCGCGCTGGAACAGCATATGGCGGTGACCCTGCAGGGCTATGCCGAGGATCTCGACCAGGCCCATGCCAATGCCTTGGCCAGCCAGAGCCTGCTGCCCGATGTGGAGCGCGCGGCCGAGCGCTTTGCCGGGCTGGCCGCCGATGAGCGCGAAAGCGGCGCGCTGACCGGCACGCAGGGCTCGGGCAGCGTGGTGCAATTGCTCACCCAGATGAGCGCGCAGATGAACCAGCTCGCATCAACCATTACCGGTAGCCGCGAGGAAGTGACGCTGCTGTTCGAACAGGGCTCGGCCCGGCTCGCCACGATGCGCGAACTGGTGTCGACGCCCGGCGCCATCGAGCCA
This sequence is a window from Devosia ginsengisoli. Protein-coding genes within it:
- a CDS encoding GGDEF domain-containing protein; its protein translation is MCLAMVLRFKRRKVLDVWLAVLFGVSSLQFLLKPFAAVLLGSGDSAQAYIGTTYAALSQSSGAMLLIANGLLMLLIIVRDAMAEITARSETDTLSGLLNRRGFEDRADRLLATTMRAGLPGAMVVADLDHFKAINDSHGHEAGDRVIRAFADMLGATADERAVIGRLGGEEFAVFIPGTNLPTARLYAEGVRSGFSSISIANLGPDRRVSASFGVAALTEGDSLSDLLRRTDAALYEAKKGGRDRVCVSDPDAELPPAVVTHGERRQGSRQRD
- a CDS encoding RidA family protein; its protein translation is MVQRVSTGSPFEATFGYSRAVRHEDTVYVSGTTGYDYASMTMPDDIGQQASNALATIDKALREAGSSIQDTVRVVYYVGDRNDVDAVVKAVGPVFKDIRPAASMLIVQMIEPGMKIEIEVTARIGAANS
- the leuD gene encoding 3-isopropylmalate dehydratase small subunit, coding for MDKFTSLTGVAAPLPIINIDTDMIIPKQYLKTIKRTGLGTALFSEMRYNEDGTENPDFVLNKPSYRQASIIVAGDNFGCGSSREHAPWALLDFGVRCVISTSFADIFYNNCFKNGILPVVVTPEQLKLLLDDAERGSNATLTVDLESQTIKGPDGGTIHFDIDPSRKQILLEGLDDIAGTLKSDPSITSFEGKMAADRPWL
- the argC gene encoding N-acetyl-gamma-glutamyl-phosphate reductase, which gives rise to MVAKIFIDGEAGTTGLQIRERLAGRRDLEVLSISADKRKDQDERKRLLNAADIAILCLPDDAARESVSLIDNGTTRVIDASTAFRVDPDWAYGFAEMDKGQSDKIANARFVANPGCWPQGLIATVRPLVEVGLLPADFAVTYNGISGYSGGGKQMISEYEAAGSAASHFMPYALTFQHKHVPEMTKYTGLAGAPLFVPTVGDFAQGMTTFVPLQLGQLAKVPTGRDLHAAIADHFAGIRDSFVTVAPYEEIAKTSALDPEAHNGTNTMTLHVFANDARAQAVLVAVYDNLGKGASGAAVQNLNLMLGVSARESLAA
- a CDS encoding SRPBCC family protein, with the translated sequence MSDTVEAKVTHRFAASPERVYDTFLDPDRVRDWQAAWLRHGGMGGDVTASELNPIVGGTFLFADKREDGEARHWGMFLDLERPTRIAFTWIVDESEEDDPSEVTLIIEPEPDGPGAVATLYHAMDAQWVDYVPQTEKGWQAMLEGLDSVL
- the deoD gene encoding purine-nucleoside phosphorylase, encoding MTPHNHAIKGDYADAVLLPGDPLRAKWIAETFLDEAKLVNSVRNCLGYTGTWKGKRVSVQATGMGQPSLSIYVHELINTYGLKTLIRVGTCGGLNARVKVRDLILAQAASTDSAIVRDRFGPYNFAPIADFGLLRAAAEKAEAAGMRYHAGNMLSSDIFYHADGFAGYDKLPDHGVIGVEMEAAALYTLAARFGVKALTICTMTDCLITHEEIDANERQTSLKEMVTLALDVAVEA